From Stenotrophomonas maltophilia, a single genomic window includes:
- a CDS encoding antirestriction protein ArdA — translation MQIYVACLASYNAGVLHGEWINLEGRDADDVRDEIARILRESPHPNVTVDCPDCGGTGTTYVPRVFGGAECTACGGSGKVASAEEWAVHDYDDVFGDTWGEHPDLDKLCALQERLDELHNDTERAAYTAFCDHEGLDDVTVEQFHEAYAGQFDSWADFAENYVDESRLLHDVPDALSRYFDYESYGRDIRLNGDAFEVSGFYFWSR, via the coding sequence ATGCAAATATACGTTGCCTGCCTTGCCTCATATAACGCTGGCGTCCTGCACGGCGAGTGGATCAACTTGGAGGGACGCGACGCCGACGACGTGCGCGATGAGATTGCCCGCATCCTGCGCGAGTCGCCGCACCCGAACGTGACCGTTGATTGCCCGGATTGCGGCGGTACTGGAACCACATACGTCCCCCGAGTATTCGGCGGGGCGGAATGCACGGCGTGTGGCGGAAGCGGCAAGGTCGCCAGCGCCGAGGAGTGGGCCGTCCACGACTACGACGACGTGTTCGGGGATACCTGGGGCGAGCACCCCGACCTGGACAAGCTGTGCGCATTGCAAGAGCGGCTGGACGAGTTGCACAACGACACCGAACGCGCCGCCTACACGGCCTTCTGCGACCACGAGGGCCTCGACGATGTGACCGTGGAGCAGTTCCACGAAGCCTACGCGGGCCAGTTCGATAGCTGGGCCGACTTTGCCGAGAACTATGTGGACGAATCGAGGCTTCTTCACGACGTGCCCGACGCCCTCTCCCGCTACTTCGACTACGAGAGCTATGGCCGCGACATTCGGCTCAACGGTGACGCGTTTGAGGTGAGCGGCTTCTACTTCTGGAGCCGCTAA